ACCGCTGCTGCCAGAGCATCGGTGTACACAAAGGCTCCTTGCTTCAGGGTGCACCATTTCTAGGAGAGGTCCTAGCCACCACAAAGGTCCCCTCTGCTAGGCCTGCCACTGCTACTCGCCGCCCTAGACCATGGCTGGAGCATGTCCCGGTGTCCCTTGAGCcctggcagaggagggggagagtgTAGCCcagggggcagagggggagggaggagggctgCTTTGCATCTCAAAGGCTTCGCCCCTCCGGCAAAGGGAATTAACCTAATTAGCGAGTCATttcacagagccctggggctcatTAGCCCTCAGACCCCCTGTCCCCCCAGCTCATTAGCACCCGCCTGGcagccccacccccacccccgcGGGCCCTCCAGACAGCGACTGGGACCCGCCGAGgcggctgggggcagaggggccCCAGATGCAGCCCCTCCACGCACATCCCACTCCTTTGTGGGGGCTTCCCCAGCCCCGTGGTCTCATTTGGACCCCAAACCCTATATTTAACCCTGCCTGGGGGGTGTTCCAGGTACCAGCACCAGGGgcaggcagtgcctggctggCACCGAATCCCACAACTGCATCTGGAGGGTGCTGGTGACACCTATCCATCCCCAACCAGGGGACAGGAGGGGTCTCCCCCCGCCACCAGTGGTCCTCAGGCCATACATCCAACGAGGCAGCTCTGGATCCGTGCCTGAgctcctgcccatggccagcaggatgccCACGGTCTACAGTTTCAGCAGCGCAACTATCCTCTCCCAGCCCTAAACCCAAAGTGGTAGCCTGGGCAGGGTACACCCTGTGCCACGCCAAACTCCTGCCATGGGAACAGCCACATGGTGACACACAGATGGGCACCAGGGTTTGTTTATGTACCCAAGTACTTGCCCATGCCTGGCAAGATGATGCCCACAGCCTGCCTTGCTACAGAGGGCAGCTCAATTATTCTCTCCCAGCCCCAAATCCACTCCCAGAGCCTGGGCATTCTGCACCCCTTCCTGTGCCCAGGTTCCTATTATGGGTACAGCCACACAGTGACACACAGATGGGCACGAGGGTTTATTTATGTACAGCTGATGCCATCCAGCATGTCCAGCCCATCTTTAGGCTGGCACAAGGGGCAGCTCATCCTCTGCCACATCACAGCTGTCCAGAGTAGGGACCTGTGTCCCCTGAGCTGTTCCAGGTCAGGTGGCAGGGGATGGTCTGGCACTGGGTGCTCTGGCATCGGGGAGTTGGAAGGCTCTTCCTGGTCAGTCATGGGACTGTGGTGGGAGCAGAGCCTCCAGCAGAGACAGCAAGTCCGTGGAGAGGTCCTGAGGGTGCAGAGTGGGGAGAGACGGTGACTGACTGGGGGGCAGGTCCCAGGGGAGAGCAGGAACAGGGGCTGGTAATGCCTACCCAGTCAGGGACAAACAGGATCCCAGTGTTGGGGCTGTCCCAGATGTGAGACCCCACAGACAAAGGAGGGTGGCACTGAGGAGGGTTGGAGTGGGACAGGGGATCCAAGAAGGGCTCATCTCTGCTTCTGACCCCAAACAAAGCTGTTCTCACCCCAAAACCAGCCCCAGCATTGCCCCAAGCTACAGCGGCTCCAAGTCCACTGAGGGGATTGAGCCCTGCCCCATGCCAACCCCATGCTGGGGAGCCCTTGGTGTCACCCAGATCCCAGCCCCACGCTGCAGACCCCCAGGGTCACCCAAGTCCCACCAGCACACATACCTGGGTGACTGTCCCTGCATCTACGAAGTCCGGCAGCATCAGTCCCGAATCCAGGAGGGGGTCGCTGAGGGGGTCCAGAGGGGTGCCCGCACagtggggtggggagagccaggaggactCATTGGAGGCTACGACCCCGTGCAGCTCTGTGGGGCTCTCCGTGGCAGGGATGTAGGGGGGTGATCCCCAGACACCCATCCCCATGTGGGGAACCCCGAGCAGCTCCGGGGAGATCTCCGCAACAGGCATGCAATGGGGGAACCCCCAGGATCCTGTCTCCATGTCGGGAGACCTGTGCAGCTCCGGGGGGGTCCCCGCAGCAGGAACACAGGGCGGGGACCCCCAGGATCCTGTCTGCATGTCGGGAGACCTGTGCAGCTCCGGGGCAGTCCCCGCAGCAGGAACACAGAGGGGGGACCCCCAAGCCCCGGTCCCCACACCAGGAACCTCCTGCGGCTGTGGGGGGGTCCCTGCCGTGGGAGGTGACCCCCAGCCCACAGAGCCGGGGGACGAAGCATCCAGCGGGGCTGATGGGCACAGCCGGGGGGCCGGGCCCTGGCAGCACCCCAGGCCCTGGGGGCAGAGCGGGCAGTGCCGGGGGGATGTCCCCCGCCTCCGGGTCAGCACCTCCTcgctgagccccagcagggcCGAGAGGTGAGCGATGTAGCGAGTGGCCAGGCGCAGGGTCTCGATCTTGGTCAGGCTCTGCCCGGCGGGTGCCAGGGTAGGTGGCAGGTAGTGCCGCAGCCGCAGCAGGGCCTGTGCCAGCCGCCGCATCCGCAGCTTCTCCCTCTCGCTGGCGCTTTGCCGTGGGCCCCCGCACAGCCCCGCAGCCCGGACCCCTTTCCTGCCCCCATTAACACCTCTAGCATGAGGAGCAGCGGGGCTGCGGCAGGGTGCCCGGGCAGCGGTGGGCGATGAGAGGCCGCAGGAGTCAGGCGAGGCCGCGGGCGAGCTGCTGCTGTAGCCCTCGAGGTCGGGGGGTCCGCGGCACCCCCAAGCCTGCAGCGGGGCTGTGGCAGGGAGCGGGAGGCCGGGGGCTGCCGAGCGGGCCATGGCTGCGAGGCTGTGAGTGCTGCAGTCCCCCGGCAGCCCCGGCTTTATGCAGGGCCAGGGGTGTGAAGTTGGCACCTCGCTGGCCGGCACCAGCAGCACTTCAAAGGCTGCAGTGGGGGGACAAGGGCAGCCGGCTTTGAACACACGGGTGACGAATTTGACCCCAGTGATGTGGGGCTGATCGGTGCTGCCCACCCTCCCCAGCTGAAATCACCCTTCCAAGTCCTGAGGATGGGGCTTGGGCTCTATGTGGGGTGCTGTGGTGGGGTCTGTAATGGGGCTACAGTGGGGTCTGTAATGGGTCTGTGATGGGATGTATAATGGGGCTGCAGTGGGGTCTGTAATGGGGATGTGGTGAGGTCTGTAATGTGGTCTTCAGGGGTGTTATGCCATCAGAGGGGCCTGTAATGGAGCTACAATGGggctgtggtggggctggggtcTGCAGTGGAGTCTAATGTTGGGTCTGCACTGGGGGATGCAATGGAGCTGCAATGGGGCTATGGTGGGGTCTGTAGTGGGGTCTGTAATGGGGTTGCATTGGGGTTGGGGTCTTCATTGAGGGCTGCAATGGGGCTCGGGGTGCCCACATTCCTCTCCCGGGCATCCCTGGTGCCCAGCGGAACTCTGTAAGACCCGGTGCCCAGTGTCCAGGGAGGGGTTCTTGCCCCACCCCGCGCCTCTTCCTCGCTGCCCACCCCGCTGTCGGCTGCCCCGGCCAAGCCCCGGTACCGgtaggctgctgctggggacggCCCGGGCACGGTGACACCCGGGAGGGGAGGACGGGGCTGGGAGGGGGCCCCCCGCCGCGTTCCCAGGCTCGCAGGTGTCGGTGCCGGCGGGTGCGAAGGTTTCCCGggaaacagggaaggaaaagccaTCAGGGAGTGAGCGGAGGGGGCGGGCACCAGGCACGGCACCGACACCGACACCGGATCCCCGGGCAGAGAGGCCCCGCGGTAGCTCGGGGTACGAGACCCCTCACGGCAAAATGCCCAGCACCGGGGTACGGCGATTTGGCACAGCATCCCTCCTCTATACTGGGCGTGCACCTCTTTGGGCATCCAAAGGGCTGCCACCACCCGAAAGCCCATCTTTGGGACTGGGAAGCGCAGTGCGGGTCCAGCCTGCTTACGGGCAGCATGAGCACAGAGCTGGGTGGTCTGCAGCGTGTTCTGCGCTGTACAGCGTGGACGCGGCCCCCTCCCCGCACACCCCTCGGTGCTGCCCTGGCCCCGCTCCCCgccgcccccccctccccgccccccgccCTGTTCCCAGGCCCCCTCCTGGGTCTCATTAGCTGATGAGCTCCCGGTAATGAGCTTCCCACCTTCCCCCGTGTTTGCACAAGTGCTGAAACGGCTGGGCCCGGGCAGCCCTGCCCGAGGGGTCACAGCCCCCCCAAGGGACATCTCGCACCCTGCACCCCTCGGGGGGTGACAGGTTCCCCCCACGTCCCTCCAGCCCGTGTTACGGAgcatgggcacaaagtggacaTGCAAAGGCACCGGGATGGGGCTCAGTCCTGACGATGCTGCCAGTCAAAGCTCTCCCCCGGTGGTGGATGCCCAGCTCTGATCCATGCCTCCAGGCCCAACTAGCCCCACAGGGAGGGGGTCCCCCGCATGGTACCCACCTTGGACCCACCATccctactccagcacctcccagggcTCCAGTATCCCAAACCTGCTGTGGATCCTTGtaccagcacagggctggcaggggcagtgcacaggggctgtgcccagcccagTCATAGGCCCAGCAAACAGCCCTACATAGCTGGCAGCAATGCCCACCCCAGCCCATGAGCATAGCCAgggtccccagccctggagcaccCCAAAGAGCTCAGCACCCCTTCATGGTGCCACCCTCTcaccccagcccccagcctggggtTGGCACCAGctgaagaagcagcacagggagccCCAGCTGCATGCATGGGGGAACagccttgggggggggggggggcggggaggggggcgCTCAAACACTCAGGTTGTGCCTCCAGCTTCTCCACATCATGACAGGAGCTCAgggagcctgggctggagggaaTCATTGAATCAAGGGATCACCTgtgtcagaagagacctttcagatcatgaagtccaaccattcccccagcactgccaggtcaccaccaaactgtgtccctcagcaccacatcaccatgattttgaaatccctccagggatggggactccaccactgccctgggcagcctgggccaggtcttGACAACAGTCAagggcaagaaattgttcctcatgtctaacctaaacctcccctggtacaacttgaggtcgtttcctcttgtcctgtctcttgttccttagaagaagagaccaatccccacctggctccaagctcctttcagacagctgtagagagtcagaaggtctcccttcagcctccttttctccaggctgaacaaccccaggttcctcagttgctcctcaccagatctattctgcagacccttcgccagcttccttgcctttctctggacctgctccagctccctatGTCGTGGGCACAGGAGAGAGGCtatgcagaaggcagggcaggtGTGGAGACTGTTGGGTGTCAGAGCTGGTGGCTCAGGGTCTAGGACTGGAAGGTCAAGTCTCCGTGCCCAGGGTGCGGGCGCTGCGGGCCCTGACAGGGCTGGTGCTGCGTTTGCATCTCTCACGGGCGTGTGAATTGGGTCCTGCACACTTCCCAGCGCCAGGCAGCGCCAATTAAGGGTTGGAGGGGTCAGAAATGACACCTCTGCAAATGGGCCCAGCATTCCCAGGCTCCCGCCAGCCCCAGCCGGGCTCTGTGGGTTTTGACACCTCCAGGTGGTCACAAAGTTGTCACCTCGCACCCCTGCCCCAAATAAAGCTGGGGCTGCCCGGGCACCCACAGATGTGGGCACCAGAGTGTACGTCAGCCATGGCCAGACCCCCAGCCCCGCTCCTGACTCAGAGCCTCCAGCCCTCGatgagcactgctctgctcagggacCTCGATGCCAGGATCCCAAACTCTTCAGCAGAGTCCCCCAGGACATCCCCGTGTCACCCACGGGGCCGGCAGCCAGAGGCTGGGGAGCGATGGGGTGGCAGGGCTGAGCCGGGTCAGTGCGGGGGCCTGGGCGTCCCTCGGCAAAGCGCCAGCGAGAGGGAGAAGCTGCGGATGCGGCGGCTGGCACAGGCCCTGCTGCGGCTGCGGCACTACCTGCCACCTACCCTGGCACCCGCCGGGCAGAGCCTGACCAAGATCGAGACCCTGCGCCTGGCCACTCGCTACATCGCTCACCTCTCGgccctgctggggctcagcgAGGAGGTGCTGACCCGGAGGCGGGGGACATCCCCCCGGCACTGCCCGCTCTGCCCCCAGGGCTTGGGGTGCTGCCAGAGCCCGGCCCCCCGGCTGTGCCCACCAGCCCCGCTGGATGCTTTGTCCCCCGGCTCTGTGGGCTGGGGGTCACCAACTGTGGCAGGGACCACTCCGGAGCTACATCCGGCTCCTGATGTGGGGACAGGATCCTGGGCGTTCCCCTCCTGtgttcctgctgcagggaaCCCCCAAGAGGTGCTCGGGGTCCCTGACATTGGGATGGAGACTTGGGGGTCCCCCCACTACATCCCTATGACAGAgacctccctggagctgcaccATCTGCCCAGCTCCATCTCAGGGTCCTGGGCATCACCACTACACCTCAGAGCAGTGACGCCCCCGGCTCCCCCCGAGAGAGGCATCATGGCCATGGGCACTTGGACGACTTCATCCTGCTGCTTGCAGCCTGCAGCGCCCTCGGAGTCCCCCCAGGCAGAGCTGACGGACACCGGACCCCCTCGGACCCCTGCATGTGGCTCCCGCTTACCTGGACCCCACCAGGTACCTACACCCCCATTCGCCGGTACCTACACACCCCTTCCCCCAGTCCCTGCACCCCGCGGGACAGGTGGGAGGAGTGGGTTTCCCTCGTAGGGTACAGGGTGGGAGGCACTGGAGTCAGGGCAGGGGGCACGGCGTGCAAGATGGGTGGCATGGGGTGCAGGACATGGTGTGTGCTGCAGAGCATGTGGGACGTGGGACATGGAGGGGAGGGGCTCATGGTGCCATCCCACATCTAACCCATCTCTTTCGGCACAGCTCCGCAGTCCACCAGTCCCGAACGGCCTCGTCTCCCCAGCCCTCCGTGCACCTCTCATTCTGCCCAGCTGCACCCCGGCACGGCACTGGGGGGGCTCAAGCTGATCTCACAGCCCCAGTCGCAGAACGTTGTGAAGTGACAGTGAGGTGGCCGTGCCACACAGCCCCACACAGGGGATAGGCACTGGGGAAGGCACTTCATTAAATCTGCTCTGCACCCCTTGCCTGCCTCATCACTGCGGGACCCCCTTGCTGCACCCCTGGTTGTTGTACAGGGCACCCCACAGGCTAGcacctccagcacagagccagccaTGCTCCATGCTGTCTCCCAGCCCACCCCACGGCCGGGAGATGCCCCAGGGCAAGGGTAACAGAAGGATCCCCCACCCAGCTGGGCTCCCCAAGCTCCACTGGGAAGGGCCCGTTGGGTCCCCTCCCCAGGCCCAAAGTCCCCAGGAGGGCTTCACGAATGCCTTTGTGCTGTGGGCACCGTGCCCTTTTGGGGACCTGGATAGCCCAAAGGGACAGTGCCTTGGGGAGGAATGGTATCCCCTCTTGCCAGGCATAGCCCCCCGGGTGTCTCCCACCGTAAGTCTGCAGGGTCTGCTCTGGATGGGGACCCATGCAGGGGGACACCGGGTCTGTCCCCATAATAAGATCCATGCAGGGGAATCTcgaggaggggacacagctccCCGGTGCACGGCTGGCCCCCAGGGGAGCTCACATGCAACCGCCAGACGAAGAGACCGGGTGGGGCTGGCGTCGGTGGAGCCCCCAGAGCCACTTAGCACCAGGCTCCTAATGGCCGGGGAGAGCTCAGTGTCCCTGTTCCCTACCCCCTGCCCACCACAAGGTCCCAGGCACTTCCTGGCACCCCCCAGAATCCGAGGGCGCTGCTGAGAGCTGGCGTGCAAGCCCTTTATTTACGCCTCTGGGTGGTACACTACCCCATagctgggggcagcagggtgTCCCCCACCCAGCCTGGTGCCCCCTTGTGTCCTGCCTTTGTTGCCCATCATGCAGGCATCAGGCCATGCCCATGGGCACCAGGCCCTGCCCCTCAGGACCAGTGAAGTCCCCGTCCGGGTTGGGGGCATTTGGGTCCGGGGACCATggagtgagcagagctgggaagtggGTGGGGGTCCGGTGGTGGGCTCAGCCACCCAGCCCACCCCATGCCAGCTGGGAGGAGGGTGCACAGCAGTCAGTGCCAGGCAGGCCTAGCTGGAGGGGGTCTCATCCTGGAACCAGAGCAGCACCGTCTGCTGGTTCTGCTTCACCCAGTTGATGTTGGTGCGGGTCCTCTCCAGCGCCTGATCCAGCGCCCGCGTGCCCGACCCGAATCCGATGTCCTGGTTGTCGGCTTTGAACTGCTCCAGCTGCCAGAGAGaggggcagctggagcaggcacagGGCACCTGAACGCCATCCAACAGTCCCTGGCAGCCCCTGTCAAGCTGCGCATGGCTCTCACGTGCCCTGGTGCCCACACCCTAGGCACTGCTCGTGCTCAGCCTCACCTGTTG
The DNA window shown above is from Indicator indicator isolate 239-I01 chromosome 16, UM_Iind_1.1, whole genome shotgun sequence and carries:
- the LOC128971963 gene encoding mesoderm posterior protein 1-like, coding for MARSAAPGLPLPATAPLQAWGCRGPPDLEGYSSSSPAASPDSCGLSSPTAARAPCRSPAAPHARGVNGGRKGVRAAGLCGGPRQSASEREKLRMRRLAQALLRLRHYLPPTLAPAGQSLTKIETLRLATRYIAHLSALLGLSEEVLTRRRGTSPRHCPLCPQGLGCCQGPAPRLCPSAPLDASSPGSVGWGSPPTLHRSPDMETGSWGFPHCMPVAEISPELLGVPHMGMGVWGSPPYIPATESPTELHGVVASNESSWLSPPHCAGTPLDPLSDPLLDSGLMLPDFVDAGTVTQDLSTDLLSLLEALLPPQSHD
- the LOC128971964 gene encoding mesoderm posterior protein 1-like — translated: MSTALLRDLDARIPNSSAESPRTSPCHPRGRQPEAGERWGGRAEPGQCGGLGVPRQSASEREKLRMRRLAQALLRLRHYLPPTLAPAGQSLTKIETLRLATRYIAHLSALLGLSEEVLTRRRGTSPRHCPLCPQGLGCCQSPAPRLCPPAPLDALSPGSVGWGSPTVAGTTPELHPAPDVGTGSWAFPSCVPAAGNPQEVLGVPDIGMETWGSPHYIPMTETSLELHHLPSSISGSWASPLHLRAVTPPAPPERGIMAMGTWTTSSCCLQPAAPSESPQAELTDTGPPRTPACGSRLPGPHQLHPGTALGGLKLISQPQSQNVVK